In Nakamurella antarctica, the following are encoded in one genomic region:
- a CDS encoding DUF2309 domain-containing protein — MTNTSPAHPASTESSPPAPNLRARATLRSSVAVAARILPTHYPLRTFIAVNPLDGLKHLPFDTAAFRAGELYGATAALPEGKYRDYFSQGRISTVDLDHALARRYPQLGSEPPLASGGKTFSAFDILRADLLAGAPAPEPVRVYRTRSEQIAPSVADQVNELSSRWCAAYLTTDSTAWAMPEHPDGFFASWRALAYRDPTLNRSVRAALRNLPERADDAALIALNALGVADSAYRDYATAHLTQQPGWPSHIRWHNDHTAPVRITMFDYLAIRLTYEALLLAGHQAPATPATTLTPEVAERPAHLPARASHALAALGITSPLDTDITRAIRLLGTLPVKDRTLVWVEAFEFHYRDALLKQMPATDVEPASTASGPRPAAQIVNCIDTRSEGLRRHLEVTDKYQTLGFAGFFFAAIRFTDLAQGDSNDLCPVLIKPSFVVSETPAPGADLGSRKRLAGLQTLTGAHNAFHSAKDDSVSPYALAEASGWLAGPASAARTLAPRVGSAIARFVRRQVAPAADTQISLEDGFGIADRVNYARVALSTMGLIRNFARLVVFCAHGSTTSNNPYQASLDCGACGGQRGGPTARTAALIFNDPEVRVGLREHNINIPADTVFISAEHDTATDRVVILDEYAIPPSHRAELDELCADLAAAGEALTAERSALLPYAPGRARKNPAVASRHASTRSADWAQVYPEWGLVGNAAFIIGPRAQTYGIDLERRAFLHSYLPQDDQDGSVLETILTAPLVVAQWINAQYYFSTVAPDIFGAGSKTIHNVLGGVGVLAGHAGDLQLGLPWQSVAVGDTLIHEPMRLLTVIHAPTDRIDTIVERNPILQELLHGEWFTFTAPDYETGTWKLRTAAGWQSWSGPSN; from the coding sequence ATGACGAACACCTCTCCCGCCCACCCCGCGTCCACCGAAAGCTCCCCCCCAGCACCCAATCTCAGGGCGCGGGCCACATTGCGATCGAGCGTTGCCGTGGCCGCTCGGATCCTCCCGACGCACTATCCGCTGCGGACCTTTATCGCCGTAAATCCTCTTGACGGGCTCAAGCATCTCCCGTTCGACACGGCCGCCTTTCGGGCCGGTGAGCTCTACGGTGCCACGGCCGCACTTCCCGAAGGTAAGTACCGCGACTACTTTTCGCAGGGCCGCATCAGCACCGTCGACCTCGACCATGCCTTGGCTCGCAGATACCCGCAGCTAGGCTCGGAGCCGCCGCTGGCATCAGGTGGCAAAACCTTCAGCGCCTTCGACATCTTGCGAGCCGATCTGCTCGCCGGAGCTCCGGCCCCTGAACCGGTACGGGTCTACCGGACCCGGAGCGAGCAAATCGCTCCGTCGGTTGCCGACCAGGTCAACGAGCTAAGCAGCCGATGGTGCGCGGCCTACCTCACCACCGACAGCACCGCGTGGGCAATGCCCGAGCATCCTGACGGGTTTTTCGCGTCGTGGCGTGCACTGGCCTATCGCGACCCCACCTTAAACCGCTCCGTCCGGGCCGCGCTCCGTAACCTTCCTGAGCGCGCGGATGACGCGGCTCTGATCGCTCTCAACGCCCTCGGCGTCGCCGATTCCGCTTACCGCGACTACGCCACCGCGCACCTGACGCAGCAGCCCGGCTGGCCCTCGCACATCCGTTGGCATAACGACCACACGGCGCCGGTGCGGATCACGATGTTCGATTATCTCGCGATCCGGCTGACGTATGAGGCGCTGCTCCTCGCTGGCCACCAAGCGCCTGCCACGCCTGCCACCACCTTGACCCCCGAGGTCGCCGAACGCCCTGCGCATCTTCCGGCTCGGGCATCTCACGCCCTTGCCGCGCTGGGTATCACGAGCCCCCTCGACACCGATATCACCCGGGCAATACGCCTTCTCGGTACCTTGCCTGTCAAAGACCGCACGTTGGTGTGGGTGGAGGCTTTCGAGTTCCACTACCGTGACGCCTTGCTCAAGCAGATGCCCGCGACGGATGTCGAGCCGGCCAGCACCGCCTCAGGTCCACGGCCAGCGGCGCAGATCGTCAACTGCATCGACACTCGGTCTGAGGGACTGCGCAGGCACCTCGAGGTCACTGACAAGTACCAAACCCTCGGGTTCGCGGGCTTCTTCTTTGCTGCGATCCGGTTCACCGATTTGGCTCAAGGGGACTCCAACGATTTGTGCCCCGTGCTCATTAAGCCGTCTTTCGTCGTCAGCGAGACCCCCGCCCCGGGCGCGGATCTGGGCAGCCGAAAGCGCTTGGCGGGGCTGCAGACCCTGACGGGAGCGCACAATGCGTTCCACAGCGCGAAGGACGACTCTGTGAGTCCATACGCGCTCGCTGAAGCCTCCGGGTGGTTGGCCGGACCCGCAAGTGCCGCGCGGACGCTCGCTCCCCGGGTGGGATCGGCAATCGCCCGGTTCGTGCGGCGCCAGGTCGCGCCAGCAGCCGATACCCAGATCAGCCTGGAAGACGGGTTCGGCATCGCGGATCGCGTTAACTACGCACGCGTCGCGCTGTCCACCATGGGCCTGATCCGCAATTTTGCACGGCTCGTCGTCTTCTGTGCCCACGGCAGCACCACGAGCAACAACCCGTACCAGGCATCGCTCGACTGCGGGGCCTGCGGCGGGCAACGCGGGGGGCCCACGGCTCGGACGGCAGCGTTGATCTTCAACGATCCCGAAGTCCGCGTTGGGCTGCGGGAGCACAACATCAACATTCCTGCCGACACTGTCTTCATATCGGCCGAGCACGATACCGCCACCGACCGGGTCGTCATTTTGGATGAGTATGCGATTCCGCCCAGCCATCGGGCCGAGCTAGACGAACTTTGTGCGGACCTCGCCGCTGCTGGAGAAGCCCTCACCGCCGAACGCAGCGCGCTCCTGCCCTACGCGCCAGGGCGGGCTCGGAAGAACCCCGCCGTAGCATCACGGCACGCCAGCACGCGCTCTGCTGACTGGGCCCAGGTGTATCCGGAATGGGGTCTGGTGGGGAACGCCGCGTTCATCATCGGGCCCCGCGCCCAGACCTACGGGATTGATCTAGAGCGCAGGGCGTTCCTACACTCCTACCTGCCGCAGGACGATCAGGACGGCAGCGTCCTCGAGACTATCTTGACCGCCCCGTTGGTGGTCGCGCAGTGGATTAACGCGCAGTACTACTTCTCCACGGTGGCACCGGATATTTTTGGTGCAGGCAGCAAAACGATCCATAACGTGCTGGGCGGCGTGGGCGTTCTCGCCGGGCACGCCGGCGACCTGCAACTGGGTCTGCCGTGGCAATCGGTTGCCGTTGGCGACACCCTCATTCACGAGCCAATGCGGCTGTTGACCGTCATCCATGCACCCACCGATCGCATAGACACGATCGTCGAACGGAACCCCATCCTGCAGGAGCTCCTGCACGGCGAGTGGTTCACCTTCACCGCGCCAGATTACGAAACGGGCACCTGGAAACTCCGCACTGCCGCGGGTTGGCAGTCGTGGTCCGGACCGAGCAACTGA
- a CDS encoding pyrophosphate--fructose-6-phosphate 1-phosphotransferase produces the protein MTVRKVALLTAGGFAPCLSSAVGGLIERYTELAPEVEIIAYKHGYQGLLAADYITITPEIRAGAGLLHRFGGSPIGNSRVKLTNAKDLVKRGLVAEGANPLQVAAERLTADGVDILHTIGGDDTNTTAADLAAYLAENDYALTVVGLPKTIDNDVIPIKQSLGAWTAAQEGARFAQNIIGEHNSGSRMLIVHEVMGRHCGWLTAATAAEYRKWVDAQEWLPEIGLSAEAWDVHAVYVPEAEFDLESEATRLREIMDRVGNVTIFLSEGAGMDTIVGQLEAAGTPAERDPFGHVKLDTVNPGAWFAKQFAEKLGAEKVMVQKSGYYSRAAPANAEDLRLIKSMTDFAVDSALRGESGCIGHDEEAGDVLRAIEFSRLKGGKAFDIHTAWFVDMLSVIGQPVPKAAAAH, from the coding sequence ATGACCGTGCGTAAAGTCGCCCTGCTCACCGCGGGCGGATTCGCCCCCTGCCTGTCCTCCGCCGTCGGTGGCCTGATCGAGCGCTACACCGAGCTGGCACCCGAAGTGGAAATCATTGCCTATAAGCATGGTTACCAAGGGCTGCTTGCTGCTGACTACATCACCATCACCCCCGAGATCCGCGCTGGCGCAGGACTTCTGCATCGTTTTGGTGGATCGCCGATCGGCAACTCTCGCGTCAAGCTGACCAACGCCAAAGATTTGGTCAAGCGGGGCCTAGTCGCGGAGGGCGCTAACCCACTGCAAGTCGCCGCGGAGCGCCTTACAGCGGACGGCGTCGACATCCTTCACACCATCGGCGGCGACGACACCAACACCACAGCGGCGGATTTAGCTGCCTACCTCGCCGAGAACGATTACGCACTCACCGTTGTCGGCCTCCCCAAGACCATCGACAACGACGTCATCCCGATTAAACAGTCCCTCGGGGCGTGGACCGCCGCGCAGGAGGGTGCTCGCTTCGCACAGAACATCATCGGTGAGCACAACTCCGGTTCGCGGATGCTCATCGTGCACGAAGTGATGGGTCGCCACTGTGGCTGGCTGACCGCCGCGACGGCGGCCGAGTACCGCAAGTGGGTGGACGCCCAAGAGTGGTTACCGGAAATCGGGCTTTCTGCCGAGGCCTGGGATGTGCACGCCGTCTACGTGCCCGAAGCCGAGTTCGATCTTGAGAGCGAAGCGACGCGACTGCGCGAAATCATGGACCGGGTAGGCAATGTCACCATTTTCCTATCCGAAGGAGCGGGGATGGACACCATCGTTGGCCAGCTGGAAGCAGCGGGCACCCCAGCAGAGCGCGACCCCTTCGGTCACGTCAAACTCGATACCGTCAACCCGGGCGCCTGGTTTGCGAAACAGTTTGCCGAAAAGCTCGGCGCCGAAAAGGTGATGGTCCAAAAGTCCGGGTACTACTCACGGGCCGCCCCAGCCAACGCCGAGGACTTGCGTTTGATCAAGTCGATGACGGACTTTGCCGTCGACTCCGCTTTGCGCGGCGAGTCCGGCTGCATCGGCCATGACGAAGAGGCCGGGGACGTGTTGCGCGCCATTGAGTTCTCCCGGTTGAAGGGCGGCAAAGCGTTCGACATTCACACCGCTTGGTTCGTCGACATGTTAAGCGTCATCGGCCAGCCGGTGCCGAAAGCTGCGGCCGCACACTGA
- a CDS encoding P-II family nitrogen regulator, translated as MNRDNLTKMTKLEVVVTGADAPAVHDLFRSCGATGFTSLSGVSGLGHHGYHQGRLLFNQQATLELLITVVPDDKADALLAGLTALFEETAGVMFLTDTYVSRADYFS; from the coding sequence ATGAATCGCGACAACCTGACGAAGATGACGAAACTCGAAGTCGTCGTTACCGGCGCCGACGCTCCCGCCGTGCACGACCTGTTCCGCAGCTGCGGAGCAACCGGCTTCACGAGCCTTTCCGGCGTGTCAGGCCTTGGCCATCACGGCTACCACCAAGGGCGACTGCTCTTCAACCAGCAGGCAACACTCGAACTGCTCATCACCGTCGTTCCGGACGACAAAGCTGACGCTTTGCTGGCCGGACTCACCGCGTTATTCGAAGAGACCGCCGGCGTGATGTTCCTGACCGACACCTACGTAAGCCGCGCGGACTACTTCAGCTGA
- a CDS encoding class F sortase, whose translation MLHRFKQSPQLQRLTAGLLAIIGIILITVASCSSTPGPPQPASSDVTRSAASAPAAVASAPQASSPTSEPAPTSEQSVELSPAAVPSAAESPVAAAPETSQPSVASQASVAEEAPQNPDNGLILPAAQPIKIDIPSLGVSSKMIDVGLNLDGTVEVPPLDDPESKPGWFRQSPAPGVLGPSIILGHVDSKKYGPGSFYKLGAMQVGDKIDVTRDDGTVAVFNVDEVQSILKSEFPTEKVYGNIDNAGLRLITCGGEFDPNARSYESNIIVYASLESSHPA comes from the coding sequence GTGCTGCACAGGTTTAAGCAGTCTCCGCAGTTGCAGCGTTTGACAGCGGGCCTTCTCGCGATCATCGGAATCATTTTGATCACCGTCGCGTCGTGCTCCTCTACCCCAGGGCCACCGCAGCCCGCTTCGTCAGACGTGACGAGATCCGCGGCGAGTGCGCCAGCTGCTGTCGCAAGCGCTCCACAAGCTAGTTCGCCGACTTCCGAACCGGCGCCGACGAGTGAGCAGTCCGTGGAGCTATCGCCCGCCGCAGTACCGTCCGCCGCGGAATCGCCCGTTGCGGCAGCACCCGAAACGAGTCAGCCGTCAGTCGCGTCGCAAGCATCCGTAGCGGAAGAAGCCCCGCAAAACCCGGACAATGGGCTCATCTTGCCGGCCGCACAACCAATAAAGATTGACATCCCCAGCCTGGGAGTCTCGTCGAAGATGATCGATGTGGGGCTGAATCTAGACGGCACGGTGGAAGTACCGCCGCTGGACGATCCAGAATCCAAGCCCGGCTGGTTCCGCCAATCGCCTGCCCCCGGAGTACTTGGCCCGTCGATCATCCTGGGCCACGTAGACAGTAAAAAGTACGGCCCCGGATCGTTTTATAAGCTGGGGGCAATGCAAGTGGGCGACAAAATAGACGTCACTCGTGATGACGGCACGGTCGCGGTCTTCAACGTGGACGAGGTCCAGTCCATCCTTAAAAGCGAGTTCCCCACCGAAAAGGTCTACGGCAATATCGACAATGCTGGCCTGCGTTTGATCACCTGCGGTGGAGAGTTCGATCCGAACGCGAGAAGTTATGAGAGCAATATCATCGTGTATGCCTCGCTCGAGTCTTCCCACCCCGCCTAA
- a CDS encoding helix-turn-helix transcriptional regulator, which produces MSDWTFFTNHGHAFFCIARDPEIRLRDVAERVGVTERAAQRIVADLVESGYLERARDGRRNRYRVCLDMPLRHPVENAHRIGDILTLLQPNVEVPDAAQS; this is translated from the coding sequence ATGAGCGACTGGACCTTCTTCACCAATCACGGGCATGCGTTCTTTTGCATCGCCCGGGATCCCGAGATTCGGCTGCGCGATGTTGCGGAGCGAGTGGGGGTGACGGAGCGGGCTGCGCAGCGCATCGTCGCTGATCTCGTGGAATCTGGCTACCTCGAGCGGGCGCGGGATGGTCGTCGCAACCGGTATCGGGTGTGCCTGGACATGCCCCTGCGTCATCCGGTAGAAAACGCGCACCGTATCGGAGACATCCTGACGTTGCTGCAGCCAAATGTCGAAGTACCTGACGCCGCGCAGTCGTGA
- a CDS encoding proton-conducting transporter membrane subunit → MTGQGAVLMAIVAAPLLAAVFAVTAGRRNSLTRTVNLVGACAAGISLLLSVVVTVIVFQPGTDAMSADLWPGSGVPALSLMGDRITAVLLLLVCSVSTIVQLFAGRYLTGDSRASWFTASTALLTAASAGLMSAGTLITFAICWSVAGLAMWLLLGTNRSLPDARDGQTKTARAFLVGDGALWLAVILVSVSVGTVQLNELNLGLLAEHPVTLTAAGILAVVAALSRSAQLPLPGWLPATLAAPTPVSALLHAGVVNAGGVLLIRLAPLVRPSDVAIALAVVAATATIGYAGVLMLVKPDIKGSLTRSTMAQMGFMILTGALGLYAATLFHLVAHGLYKASLFLSSGAETAHVQRGRAAPPAPKRSRGWLAGTLVLALAAPTLTLLAAEYLLANNTHTASALALLLFALASSATLLYSWLRRAPGIASAASFTVLICVAVFAYAAVVLGFTNVLDTALPPFAAITAAPWILVAIALILTGLSVFIRAGGSSRFGGLRHAVYAYALAASHVTPAHVHSSTRKTTAGATR, encoded by the coding sequence ATGACGGGCCAGGGCGCAGTGCTCATGGCAATCGTCGCCGCGCCATTACTGGCAGCGGTGTTCGCGGTTACCGCTGGCCGACGGAATTCACTCACCCGCACTGTCAACCTAGTGGGCGCCTGCGCAGCGGGAATCAGCCTGCTGTTGAGCGTGGTGGTCACTGTCATTGTTTTTCAGCCCGGAACTGATGCGATGTCGGCAGACCTCTGGCCTGGCTCAGGGGTGCCCGCGTTGTCTTTGATGGGTGACCGCATTACTGCGGTTCTGCTGTTGCTGGTGTGTTCGGTGTCAACCATCGTCCAGCTATTCGCCGGTCGTTACCTCACGGGTGACTCTAGAGCGAGCTGGTTCACCGCTTCGACAGCGCTGCTCACCGCCGCTTCGGCCGGACTCATGAGCGCGGGGACTTTGATCACCTTCGCCATTTGTTGGAGCGTGGCCGGGCTAGCAATGTGGCTACTCCTGGGCACCAACCGGAGCTTGCCGGACGCGCGAGATGGTCAAACCAAGACCGCGCGGGCGTTCTTGGTGGGCGATGGTGCACTCTGGCTCGCCGTCATTCTCGTTTCCGTCTCCGTTGGCACGGTGCAGTTGAACGAACTGAACCTCGGCCTACTCGCCGAGCACCCCGTCACGCTCACCGCAGCTGGCATTCTGGCCGTCGTTGCCGCTCTTTCCCGGTCGGCGCAGCTCCCGCTTCCGGGTTGGCTGCCCGCCACCTTGGCAGCGCCTACGCCCGTCTCCGCACTGCTGCACGCCGGCGTGGTGAACGCCGGCGGAGTGCTGCTCATCAGGTTGGCCCCGCTTGTTCGCCCCAGCGACGTTGCTATTGCACTGGCGGTCGTGGCAGCCACCGCCACCATTGGGTACGCGGGCGTGCTGATGCTGGTGAAGCCGGACATCAAAGGCTCCCTGACCCGCTCCACTATGGCGCAGATGGGCTTCATGATCCTGACCGGCGCTCTTGGCCTCTACGCCGCGACCCTGTTCCACTTGGTCGCGCACGGCCTCTATAAGGCCAGTTTGTTTCTCTCCTCCGGCGCCGAGACTGCTCACGTTCAACGTGGCCGCGCAGCACCGCCAGCGCCCAAGCGCAGTCGGGGCTGGCTCGCGGGCACGCTGGTGTTGGCTCTCGCCGCACCCACACTGACTCTGCTGGCCGCCGAATACCTCCTGGCGAACAACACACATACCGCCTCCGCACTGGCGCTGCTGCTCTTCGCTCTGGCAAGCTCTGCGACACTGCTGTACTCCTGGCTTCGTCGTGCCCCCGGCATCGCCTCGGCGGCGTCCTTCACAGTCCTGATTTGTGTGGCCGTCTTTGCCTATGCCGCAGTGGTTCTCGGTTTCACGAACGTTCTTGATACCGCCCTGCCACCCTTTGCTGCCATCACGGCCGCGCCGTGGATTTTGGTAGCTATTGCGCTCATTCTCACCGGATTGTCAGTCTTCATCCGAGCAGGTGGGTCCAGTCGCTTTGGCGGCCTACGTCATGCCGTGTACGCCTACGCGCTGGCCGCCAGCCACGTCACCCCCGCTCATGTCCACTCCTCAACTCGCAAGACCACAGCAGGAGCCACCAGATGA
- a CDS encoding benzoate/H(+) symporter BenE family transporter produces MSTDVPATARATGVGPTILTGFVAGIVGFTSSFAVVLTGLRALGANDNQAASGLFIICLTMGAGCVIFSLRYRMPITMAWSTAGAALMAGASVPTAGYASALGAFAFAGILYAASGLIAPLGRWVRMIPTSLANAMLAGILVTLCVQPFTALAANPLSIAPVLLTWLIMLRISRRWAVPAALVTALVVIAGSGSLSKLSASQLVPHMVWTTPTFSLSAVIAIGVPLYLVTMTSQNIAGTAVMATFGYAVPLRQALTYTGAATALGAGLGGFTINLSAIAAAIPAGPGSHPDPAKRWIAGVGNGVTYLAFGPLAAAVAAISVAAPAGIVASIAGLALIGSFAAAAASALADPAHREVAAITFVVAASGMSFAGISAAFWALVAGGMYLAVMRIPHMRKAKLAGASAATK; encoded by the coding sequence ATGTCGACCGATGTCCCAGCGACGGCGAGAGCCACCGGGGTCGGTCCGACAATCCTGACGGGTTTCGTGGCAGGCATCGTCGGCTTCACCTCGTCATTTGCGGTGGTTCTCACCGGCTTACGCGCTCTCGGCGCCAACGACAATCAGGCAGCGTCAGGGCTTTTCATCATCTGCCTAACGATGGGCGCTGGTTGCGTCATTTTTTCGCTCAGGTACCGGATGCCGATCACCATGGCGTGGTCTACGGCGGGCGCCGCTTTGATGGCTGGTGCTTCGGTTCCTACAGCTGGCTACGCCTCGGCGCTCGGCGCGTTCGCTTTCGCCGGCATCCTCTATGCCGCGTCGGGGCTCATTGCGCCGCTGGGGCGATGGGTGCGAATGATCCCCACCTCGCTGGCAAACGCGATGTTGGCGGGGATCCTCGTTACCCTGTGCGTCCAGCCTTTCACCGCGCTGGCAGCCAACCCGCTCTCCATTGCGCCGGTACTTCTGACATGGCTCATCATGCTGCGTATTTCCCGACGTTGGGCAGTGCCAGCAGCGTTGGTGACCGCACTGGTCGTCATTGCTGGCAGCGGTTCGCTGAGCAAATTGTCTGCCTCACAACTGGTTCCGCACATGGTGTGGACTACCCCGACGTTCAGCCTCAGCGCAGTGATCGCCATCGGTGTCCCGCTGTACCTGGTCACCATGACGAGTCAGAACATCGCTGGCACGGCGGTGATGGCGACCTTTGGATACGCCGTTCCGCTGCGTCAAGCGCTCACTTACACCGGCGCGGCAACCGCACTTGGCGCAGGCCTCGGGGGGTTCACTATCAACCTCTCTGCCATCGCCGCAGCGATACCGGCCGGTCCCGGCTCGCATCCCGATCCGGCGAAACGCTGGATCGCGGGAGTGGGCAACGGGGTCACCTATCTCGCGTTCGGCCCACTTGCGGCAGCCGTTGCCGCGATCTCGGTTGCCGCGCCCGCGGGCATCGTTGCGTCCATTGCGGGCTTGGCCTTGATCGGCTCATTCGCAGCTGCTGCGGCTAGCGCCTTGGCCGATCCTGCCCACCGCGAGGTTGCGGCGATCACGTTTGTCGTTGCAGCGTCTGGGATGTCGTTCGCCGGAATTAGCGCCGCATTCTGGGCTTTGGTAGCTGGCGGCATGTATCTCGCTGTTATGCGAATCCCCCACATGCGGAAGGCGAAGCTGGCAGGGGCCTCCGCAGCAACAAAGTAA
- a CDS encoding DUF6671 family protein, whose amino-acid sequence MTQPHEVNPYRNAAVAFASLHGKADHVRAAFADILGALVVATDAVDTDQFGTFAGDVRRTLTPLAAARAKAQLGMRATGLPYGLASEASYGPLPGIGISGHEEILLFIDGERGLEIIEGSRSLITPGTACCVSDFTEIESALAEWGFPAQGLICRPAVGGEASDIVKGITTERALRSALAASFQSSVDGRALVEPDLRAHHNPTRQAVLTQLGLAVAQRLSSLCPMCASPGFGRTGTDLGLPCSDCGTPTDLALQDIYTCPACAHRQKLARPSSFAEPLWCPRCNP is encoded by the coding sequence GTGACACAACCGCACGAGGTGAACCCCTACCGCAACGCAGCCGTCGCATTCGCCAGCTTGCATGGCAAGGCAGATCACGTCCGGGCGGCGTTTGCCGACATTCTTGGCGCCCTTGTCGTGGCAACGGATGCGGTGGATACCGACCAGTTCGGAACTTTTGCCGGTGATGTCAGGCGCACTCTGACGCCGTTGGCGGCGGCGCGAGCGAAGGCTCAGCTCGGGATGCGGGCAACGGGACTGCCTTACGGATTGGCGAGCGAAGCAAGTTACGGGCCACTCCCAGGTATCGGCATCTCCGGCCACGAGGAGATATTGCTCTTCATAGATGGAGAGCGTGGACTGGAAATTATTGAAGGCAGCCGGTCGCTCATTACTCCCGGAACTGCCTGCTGTGTAAGCGATTTCACCGAAATTGAGTCAGCACTTGCCGAGTGGGGATTCCCGGCTCAGGGTCTGATCTGCCGGCCAGCGGTTGGGGGTGAAGCCAGCGATATCGTCAAGGGCATCACGACAGAACGTGCCCTCCGCTCCGCGCTTGCGGCGTCATTCCAGTCTTCTGTTGATGGGCGCGCACTCGTGGAACCAGATCTTCGAGCCCACCACAACCCCACCAGGCAAGCAGTTCTCACCCAGCTCGGCCTCGCTGTGGCCCAGCGGCTGAGCAGCCTGTGCCCGATGTGTGCAAGTCCCGGGTTTGGCCGGACCGGCACCGATCTGGGTCTGCCTTGCTCCGATTGCGGCACACCGACCGACCTCGCATTACAGGATATTTACACCTGTCCGGCGTGTGCACATAGGCAGAAACTAGCCAGGCCATCCTCGTTCGCAGAACCGCTCTGGTGTCCGCGCTGCAATCCCTGA